One window of the Archangium primigenium genome contains the following:
- a CDS encoding DUF4403 family protein, which yields MSRSRLRPVPVLLTTLLLGACGHRIEPQHLRPTAPAANGGRPVSDPPPSRIVLHATVFREALIRKMAESLPRTGEGDAQVFAGQRVHYTWQREPVTLKFDRGRVVVGVAVHGRFNLLGERTLPLTITLAGEPVMTPDFQALLQSTEVQVVASGPVESVNRAIEATLRDTVMKTVDTFRFDVRPLLSRAFEQLARPIEIPVGDQVACAELKVTSLEAAPTVLADGLEKDLGIVVMPSVTLPCTPEASLRAPPPPETASPGTPDTGDAGDTRLASYAPPAPGPELSVPPPPPARPPVPIPLLQNVSTLPSGPFRVVVPVAARYEELSRALETSMNGRLYFSASNPELYMERPQVYPSHDSVVIRMNLGGKAQVGGYAVPVGGELFFAGHPHVLDNQLSVPDLEIAPGTASELVKLKFALDYASIRDQARQALRVDVSERLAAVKDKLSTELSFAEDQGCVRGQVLRSEVTGVHPHANFLRIYVQVDAQLGLYMPCKQ from the coding sequence ATGTCCCGCTCGCGCCTCCGTCCCGTCCCCGTGCTCCTCACGACCCTGCTGCTCGGGGCGTGCGGCCACCGCATCGAACCGCAGCACCTGCGGCCCACCGCGCCCGCGGCCAATGGGGGCCGGCCGGTGTCGGATCCGCCGCCCTCGCGCATCGTCCTGCACGCCACCGTCTTCCGCGAGGCGCTCATCCGCAAGATGGCCGAGAGCCTGCCGCGCACGGGCGAGGGCGATGCCCAGGTCTTCGCCGGCCAGCGCGTCCACTACACCTGGCAGCGCGAGCCGGTGACGCTCAAGTTCGACCGGGGCCGCGTGGTGGTGGGCGTGGCGGTGCACGGCCGCTTCAACCTGCTGGGCGAGCGCACCCTGCCCCTCACCATTACCCTGGCCGGCGAGCCCGTGATGACGCCGGACTTCCAGGCCCTGCTGCAGTCCACCGAGGTGCAGGTGGTGGCCTCCGGGCCCGTGGAGTCGGTCAACCGCGCCATCGAGGCCACGCTGCGCGACACGGTGATGAAGACCGTGGACACGTTCCGCTTCGACGTGCGGCCACTCCTGAGCCGGGCCTTCGAGCAGCTCGCCCGCCCCATCGAGATTCCCGTGGGGGACCAAGTGGCGTGCGCCGAGCTCAAGGTGACGAGCCTGGAGGCCGCGCCCACGGTGCTCGCCGATGGCCTGGAGAAGGACCTGGGCATCGTCGTGATGCCCTCGGTCACCCTGCCCTGTACGCCCGAGGCCAGCCTCCGCGCCCCGCCCCCGCCCGAGACCGCGAGCCCCGGCACGCCGGACACGGGGGACGCGGGGGACACGCGCCTGGCGAGCTACGCCCCGCCCGCCCCCGGGCCGGAGCTCTCGGTGCCGCCGCCGCCCCCCGCCCGGCCGCCCGTGCCCATCCCGCTCCTGCAGAACGTGTCCACCCTGCCCTCCGGACCCTTCCGGGTGGTGGTGCCCGTGGCCGCGCGCTACGAGGAGCTGTCCCGGGCGCTGGAGACGTCCATGAACGGGCGGCTCTACTTCTCCGCGTCCAACCCGGAGCTCTATATGGAGCGCCCCCAGGTCTACCCCTCGCACGACTCGGTGGTCATCCGGATGAACCTGGGCGGCAAGGCCCAGGTGGGCGGCTACGCGGTGCCCGTGGGGGGCGAGCTGTTCTTCGCCGGCCACCCCCACGTGCTCGACAACCAGCTGTCCGTGCCGGACCTGGAGATCGCCCCGGGCACGGCGAGCGAGCTGGTGAAGCTCAAGTTCGCCCTGGACTACGCCTCCATCCGCGACCAGGCCCGGCAGGCGCTCCGGGTGGACGTGTCCGAGCGCCTCGCGGCGGTGAAGGACAAGCTGTCCACCGAGCTGTCCTTCGCCGAGGACCAGGGCTGCGTGCGCGGTCAGGTGCTGCGCTCGGAGGTCACCGGCGTGCACCCCCACGCGAACTTCCTGCGCATCTACGTCCAGGTGGATGCGCAGCTGGGGCTCTACATGCCCTGCAAACAGTAG
- a CDS encoding DUF7107 domain-containing protein — MSNIAPSPVSRWMPLLALVVGFATGCVFVDGHGSGWDEEGSSCWSDSDCRSDQYCMRGQCEVLSVEAEACRSASDCTKGDTCVNGVCNQSCSRDSQCAAGFVCDGNYCQVKGGKPTDGGTRPSDGGTGTDGGTKPSDGGTGTDGGSCPRGDAGTPATDGGSAPGCVRNTDCATGSYCINNACVRGCASDTECRATEACVSNLCRPRPTASCTSAAQCASGQDCVDGSCRAPCASTTACPSGHVCKVGYCSPSSTPGSGATCAVNCDCPSGERCVEGACQI, encoded by the coding sequence ATGTCGAACATCGCCCCGTCTCCTGTGTCCCGCTGGATGCCCCTGCTCGCGCTCGTCGTGGGCTTCGCCACGGGATGTGTCTTCGTCGATGGTCACGGCTCCGGTTGGGACGAGGAAGGGTCCTCGTGTTGGAGCGACTCGGACTGTCGCTCCGACCAGTACTGCATGCGCGGCCAGTGCGAGGTGCTCAGCGTCGAGGCCGAGGCGTGCCGCTCCGCGAGCGACTGCACGAAGGGCGATACCTGCGTCAACGGCGTGTGCAACCAGTCCTGCTCCCGGGATTCGCAGTGCGCCGCGGGCTTCGTGTGCGACGGGAACTACTGCCAGGTGAAGGGCGGCAAGCCCACGGATGGCGGCACGAGGCCCTCGGACGGCGGCACCGGCACGGATGGCGGCACGAAGCCCTCGGACGGCGGCACCGGCACGGATGGCGGCTCCTGCCCCCGGGGTGATGCCGGCACGCCCGCCACGGACGGCGGCTCGGCGCCCGGGTGCGTGCGCAACACCGATTGCGCCACGGGCTCCTACTGCATCAACAACGCGTGCGTGCGCGGCTGCGCGTCCGACACGGAGTGCCGGGCCACCGAGGCGTGCGTGAGCAACCTGTGCCGCCCGCGTCCCACGGCCTCGTGCACGAGCGCCGCGCAGTGCGCCTCGGGCCAGGACTGCGTGGATGGCTCCTGCCGCGCGCCCTGCGCTTCCACCACGGCGTGCCCCTCCGGCCACGTGTGCAAGGTGGGCTACTGCTCGCCCTCCAGCACCCCGGGCAGCGGCGCCACCTGCGCCGTCAACTGCGACTGCCCCTCGGGCGAGCGCTGCGTGGAAGGCGCCTGCCAGATCTGA
- a CDS encoding phospholipase D-like domain-containing protein: protein MKIHPWALALLLSSACATNGARTSDFVLRGEIPADPEGLGLALYQTLGTPFTEGNQVEWIDNGALFDLIAKDVRTAKSSINIVLFIWRSGEPGDSLAREIAQRTKEGVVCRVLLDPFGSNDLEIVKPQLERAGCDVRIFRPLPADETLARNHRKLVIVDGRVGYTGGFGVHTVWLGDARNENEWRDVAVRAEGPVVAQMQQAFAENWQEMGGVLLPASDFAALHAPGKAGGARAAYVSSTPNPELSRAERSILLMCKAARSRLWIGQSYFTPTSSLLELLVQQAHSGVDTRVLAPGDKNDQPAITLTQRLSYPDLATAGVRLWEWPISMMHSKVILADDHLVMVGSINFDILSYRLMEEGALIVDDKAFARQAERAFLSDFQKSVEVGQRWYGSRYGKE from the coding sequence ATGAAGATCCATCCGTGGGCCCTGGCCCTGTTGTTGTCCTCCGCCTGCGCCACCAATGGCGCGCGCACCTCGGACTTCGTGCTGCGGGGGGAAATCCCCGCGGATCCAGAGGGCCTCGGGCTGGCGCTCTACCAGACGCTCGGCACGCCCTTCACCGAGGGCAACCAGGTGGAGTGGATCGACAACGGCGCGCTCTTCGACCTCATCGCCAAGGACGTGCGCACGGCGAAGTCCTCCATCAACATCGTGCTGTTCATCTGGCGCTCGGGGGAGCCGGGGGACTCGCTGGCCCGGGAGATCGCCCAGCGCACGAAGGAGGGCGTCGTCTGCCGGGTGTTGCTGGACCCTTTTGGCAGCAACGACCTGGAGATCGTCAAGCCCCAGTTGGAGCGCGCGGGGTGTGACGTGCGCATCTTCCGGCCGCTGCCCGCGGACGAGACGCTGGCGCGCAACCACCGCAAGCTCGTCATCGTGGACGGGCGGGTGGGGTACACGGGCGGCTTCGGGGTGCACACGGTGTGGCTGGGGGACGCGCGCAACGAGAACGAGTGGCGCGACGTCGCCGTGCGGGCCGAGGGGCCCGTGGTGGCGCAGATGCAGCAGGCCTTCGCGGAGAACTGGCAGGAGATGGGGGGCGTCTTGCTGCCCGCGTCCGATTTCGCCGCCCTGCACGCCCCGGGCAAGGCCGGCGGGGCGCGCGCCGCCTACGTGAGCAGCACGCCCAACCCGGAGTTGTCCCGCGCCGAGCGCAGCATCCTGCTCATGTGCAAGGCGGCGCGCAGCCGGCTGTGGATTGGCCAGTCCTACTTCACGCCCACCTCCAGTCTGCTCGAGCTCCTGGTGCAGCAGGCGCACTCCGGCGTGGACACGCGGGTGCTCGCGCCCGGGGACAAGAACGACCAGCCGGCCATCACCCTCACCCAGCGGCTGTCCTACCCGGACCTGGCCACCGCGGGCGTGCGCCTGTGGGAGTGGCCCATCTCCATGATGCACTCCAAGGTCATCCTCGCGGATGACCACCTGGTGATGGTGGGCTCCATCAACTTCGACATCCTGTCCTACCGGCTGATGGAGGAGGGGGCGCTCATCGTGGACGACAAGGCCTTCGCCCGGCAGGCCGAGCGCGCCTTCCTCTCCGACTTCCAGAAGTCCGTGGAGGTGGGGCAGCGCTGGTACGGCTCGCGCTACGGCAAGGAGTAG
- a CDS encoding dienelactone hydrolase family protein, which produces MKRGLGVVVGLLALTASAKPVQKPVKYEVDGTKFEGVLVYDDAVKGARPGLVMVPNWLGIAPASLKMASDVAGKQYIVFVTDMYGEAVRPKNQQEAGQAAGAVKGDRNVMRARVNKGLELLRSEGKAAGLDAKKVGAIGFCFGGTSVLELARAGAPLAGVVSFHGGLDAPMPATEGAVKAKVLALHGADDPFVPAAEVAGFQEEMRKAKADWELVAYGGAVHSFSEPEANAPGQAQYNPKVAKRAFQAMNNFFAEAFGK; this is translated from the coding sequence ATGAAGCGCGGACTCGGAGTGGTGGTGGGGCTGCTGGCCCTGACGGCGTCGGCCAAGCCGGTGCAGAAGCCGGTGAAGTACGAAGTGGACGGCACGAAGTTCGAGGGCGTGCTCGTCTATGACGACGCGGTGAAGGGCGCGCGGCCGGGCCTGGTGATGGTGCCCAACTGGCTGGGCATCGCGCCGGCGAGCCTCAAGATGGCCTCGGACGTGGCGGGCAAGCAGTACATCGTCTTCGTCACGGACATGTACGGCGAGGCCGTGCGCCCCAAGAACCAGCAGGAGGCGGGGCAGGCCGCGGGCGCGGTGAAGGGCGATCGCAACGTCATGCGCGCCCGGGTGAACAAGGGCTTGGAGCTGCTGCGCTCCGAGGGCAAGGCGGCGGGCCTGGACGCCAAGAAGGTGGGGGCCATCGGCTTCTGCTTCGGCGGCACGAGCGTGCTGGAGCTGGCGCGCGCCGGGGCGCCCCTCGCGGGCGTGGTGTCCTTCCACGGCGGGCTGGACGCGCCCATGCCGGCCACCGAGGGCGCGGTGAAGGCCAAGGTGCTCGCGCTGCACGGCGCGGATGACCCGTTCGTGCCGGCCGCCGAGGTGGCGGGCTTCCAGGAGGAGATGCGCAAGGCCAAGGCGGACTGGGAGCTGGTTGCCTACGGCGGCGCCGTGCACAGCTTCTCGGAGCCCGAGGCCAATGCCCCGGGTCAGGCCCAGTACAACCCGAAGGTGGCCAAGCGCGCCTTCCAGGCGATGAACAACTTCTTCGCCGAGGCCTTCGGCAAGTAG
- a CDS encoding lycopene cyclase domain-containing protein — MTHEFLVLSVLFLVPGALFAWARPDLRGLMARSVLFALPFATTEWLFYPAYWTPRFLFDLADHLGFGIEDVLFVAGLAAFASTGYAVVFRRAVVSRGQRVRPVWRAVGALGGVLGLAGVAHALRVPILYASVGAMVVGAGALLGVRRDLLGPGLLGGLVSVAIYLVLCLVFARLVPGVFERTWRPSLLLAGRFLGVPWDELLYGFGAGVAATAFPAWAFGLGFVPRAREALPART, encoded by the coding sequence ATGACCCACGAGTTCCTCGTGCTGTCGGTGTTGTTCCTCGTGCCCGGGGCGCTGTTCGCCTGGGCCCGGCCGGACCTGCGCGGGTTGATGGCGCGCTCGGTGCTGTTCGCGCTTCCGTTCGCGACGACCGAGTGGCTCTTCTACCCGGCGTACTGGACGCCGCGCTTCCTGTTCGACCTGGCGGACCACCTCGGCTTCGGCATCGAGGACGTGCTGTTCGTGGCGGGGCTCGCGGCGTTCGCCTCCACGGGCTACGCGGTGGTGTTCCGGCGGGCGGTGGTGTCCCGAGGCCAGCGCGTGCGGCCCGTGTGGCGGGCGGTGGGCGCGCTGGGCGGCGTGCTGGGGCTGGCGGGGGTCGCGCACGCCCTGCGGGTGCCCATCCTGTACGCCTCGGTGGGGGCCATGGTCGTGGGCGCCGGGGCGCTCCTGGGCGTTCGCCGGGATCTGCTCGGGCCGGGGCTGCTCGGGGGGCTCGTGTCGGTGGCCATCTATCTGGTGCTCTGCCTGGTGTTCGCGCGGCTGGTGCCCGGGGTGTTCGAGCGCACGTGGCGGCCGAGCCTGCTGCTCGCGGGCCGGTTCCTGGGCGTGCCCTGGGATGAACTCTTGTACGGCTTTGGCGCGGGGGTGGCCGCCACGGCGTTTCCCGCCTGGGCCTTCGGACTGGGGTTCGTGCCCCGTGCGCGCGAGGCGCTTCCCGCCAGGACGTGA
- a CDS encoding transporter, with product MAIGPVNRSPIAPTTPKPSRVEVNVDNKGLTNTGVTVNLPNKPTMPKPTAQDVKDTFTQGAKDTLTSALKGLIPTLSTGVQGSSGNPDFKATGGAGATGQAGASVGPDGAQAGASGSAGAGVGGVKVEGELPGGIQGEAHVNGPSISVEGHADAKVGKDGLDINLGVEVDATLADAGASAKKTIDFEVAGEKFSAEVDLSAAGKIGADGKINLNVHLGLDGKPSITASAEGFAGAKAELTGSVALKHDGDTMVSGSVTASATAGIGGKAHADIGISGGKVKFDVGAEATVGAGLGVEVAGEVNIPEIAEAVADVGIGAVGGKIEEGWNKFKDGIGGLFS from the coding sequence ATGGCTATCGGTCCCGTGAACCGCTCTCCCATCGCCCCCACCACCCCGAAGCCGAGCCGCGTGGAGGTGAACGTCGACAACAAGGGCCTGACGAACACGGGTGTGACGGTCAACCTGCCCAACAAGCCGACGATGCCGAAGCCGACGGCGCAGGACGTGAAGGACACGTTCACGCAGGGCGCCAAGGACACGCTCACCTCGGCCCTCAAGGGGCTCATCCCCACGCTCTCCACGGGCGTGCAGGGCAGCTCGGGCAACCCGGACTTCAAGGCCACGGGCGGCGCGGGCGCCACGGGTCAGGCCGGCGCGAGCGTGGGTCCGGACGGGGCGCAGGCGGGCGCGAGCGGCTCGGCGGGCGCGGGCGTGGGCGGCGTGAAGGTCGAGGGCGAGCTGCCCGGCGGCATCCAGGGTGAGGCGCACGTCAACGGCCCGAGCATCAGCGTCGAGGGTCATGCCGACGCCAAGGTGGGCAAGGACGGCCTGGACATCAACCTGGGCGTGGAAGTGGACGCCACGCTGGCGGACGCCGGCGCGAGCGCCAAGAAGACGATCGACTTCGAGGTGGCCGGCGAGAAGTTCTCCGCCGAGGTGGACCTGTCGGCGGCCGGCAAGATCGGCGCGGACGGCAAGATCAACCTGAACGTGCACCTGGGCCTGGACGGCAAGCCCTCCATCACCGCGAGCGCCGAGGGCTTCGCGGGCGCCAAGGCGGAGCTGACGGGCTCGGTGGCCCTCAAGCACGACGGCGACACCATGGTGAGCGGCAGCGTGACGGCCAGCGCCACGGCGGGCATCGGCGGCAAGGCCCACGCGGACATCGGCATCAGCGGCGGCAAGGTGAAGTTCGACGTGGGCGCCGAGGCCACGGTGGGCGCGGGCCTGGGCGTGGAAGTCGCCGGTGAGGTGAACATCCCCGAGATCGCCGAGGCGGTGGCCGACGTGGGCATCGGCGCCGTCGGCGGCAAGATCGAGGAGGGTTGGAACAAGTTCAAGGACGGCATCGGCGGCCTGTTCAGCTAG
- a CDS encoding zinc-binding metallopeptidase family protein, whose protein sequence is MSCSHPLAPLVEMKIFNCQQCGLMVYFSNTRCERCAHALGYLPELTTLSALTPLEDGRFSPLAAPERTSRFCANAAHAACNWLVPADSPDDYCRACQLNRTIPPLNEGDNLLRWQRLEVAKHQLVYGLLRLGLPVVGKGEEPERGLAFDFLARLKGKGGKPAPVVTGHASGLITIDVTEADDAERERHRRDLAEPYRTLLGHFRHEVGHYYWDRLVNGGPWLDAFRTLFGDERQDYGECLKAHYADGPPADWRQRFVSSYASTHPWEDFAETWAHYLHIVDTLETAHAFGLRVQPRGAQDAALTMEIDFEPYHQSDFDVLLKTWLPLTYAVNSLNQSMGQPDLYPFVLAPAVMGKLRFVHALVFPAKVAAMNALSAMQ, encoded by the coding sequence TTGTCGTGCTCCCACCCCCTCGCCCCGCTCGTCGAGATGAAGATCTTCAACTGCCAGCAATGCGGCCTGATGGTGTACTTCAGCAACACGCGGTGCGAGCGCTGTGCGCACGCGCTGGGCTACCTGCCGGAGCTGACGACCCTCAGCGCCCTGACGCCGCTGGAGGACGGGCGCTTCAGCCCCCTGGCCGCGCCGGAGCGCACCTCCCGGTTCTGCGCCAACGCGGCCCACGCGGCGTGCAACTGGCTCGTGCCCGCGGACAGCCCCGACGACTACTGCCGCGCCTGCCAGCTCAACCGGACCATTCCGCCGCTGAACGAGGGGGACAACCTGCTGCGCTGGCAGCGGCTGGAGGTCGCCAAGCACCAGCTCGTGTACGGCCTCTTGCGCTTGGGCCTGCCGGTGGTGGGCAAGGGGGAGGAGCCCGAGCGGGGGCTCGCCTTCGACTTCCTCGCGCGCTTGAAGGGCAAGGGCGGCAAGCCGGCGCCCGTCGTCACGGGCCATGCCTCGGGGCTCATCACCATCGACGTGACCGAGGCGGATGACGCCGAGCGCGAGCGCCACCGCCGCGACCTGGCCGAGCCCTACCGCACGCTGCTCGGACACTTCCGGCACGAGGTGGGGCACTACTACTGGGACCGGTTGGTCAATGGCGGGCCGTGGCTCGACGCCTTCCGGACGTTGTTCGGCGACGAGCGCCAGGACTACGGCGAGTGCCTGAAGGCGCACTACGCGGACGGTCCGCCCGCGGACTGGCGGCAGCGCTTCGTGAGCAGCTACGCGAGCACGCACCCCTGGGAGGACTTCGCGGAGACGTGGGCGCACTACCTGCACATCGTGGACACGCTGGAGACGGCGCATGCGTTCGGCCTGCGCGTGCAGCCCCGGGGCGCCCAGGACGCCGCGCTCACGATGGAGATCGACTTCGAGCCCTACCACCAGTCGGACTTCGACGTGCTGCTCAAGACGTGGCTGCCGCTCACCTACGCGGTCAACAGCCTCAACCAGAGCATGGGGCAGCCGGACCTCTATCCCTTCGTGCTCGCGCCCGCCGTCATGGGCAAGCTGCGCTTCGTGCACGCCCTCGTCTTTCCCGCCAAGGTGGCGGCCATGAACGCCCTGTCGGCCATGCAGTGA
- a CDS encoding cystathionine gamma-synthase, with the protein MRFDTLAIHAGQEPDPTTGAIMTPVYLTSTYVQAGPGEHKGYEYSRTQNPTRRALQDCLAALEGAKHGLAYASGLAATDNLMHLLNAGDHVVVSDDVYGGTFRIFDKVWKRHGLDFSFVDLSNPDAFEAAITPKTKMVWVESPTNPMLKLIDLARIAETAKKRGILSVCDNTFMTPYFQRPLELGFDVVTHSTTKYLNGHSDVVGGFACTSHDDLAEKMFFLQNAVGGVPGAMDSFLVLRGVKTLGVRMERHAQNAMKIAEFLASHPKVNKATYPGLTSHPQHALARKQMKGFGGMMTFDIKGSLEAARTFLKTVKVFACAESLGGVESLIEHPAIMTHASVPQHTREALGISDGLIRLSVGIEDAQDLIDDLRQALERA; encoded by the coding sequence ATGCGCTTCGATACCCTCGCCATCCACGCCGGCCAGGAGCCGGATCCCACCACGGGCGCCATCATGACGCCCGTGTACCTGACCTCCACCTACGTCCAGGCGGGCCCCGGGGAGCACAAGGGCTACGAGTACAGCCGCACGCAGAACCCCACCCGCAGGGCGCTCCAGGACTGCCTCGCGGCGCTGGAGGGGGCCAAACACGGCCTCGCGTACGCGTCGGGCCTGGCCGCCACGGACAACCTGATGCACCTGCTCAACGCGGGGGACCATGTCGTCGTGTCCGACGACGTGTACGGCGGCACCTTCCGCATCTTCGACAAGGTGTGGAAGCGCCACGGCCTGGACTTCTCCTTCGTGGACCTGTCCAACCCGGACGCCTTCGAGGCCGCCATCACCCCGAAGACGAAGATGGTGTGGGTGGAGTCGCCCACCAACCCCATGCTCAAGCTCATCGACCTGGCGCGCATCGCCGAGACGGCGAAGAAGCGGGGCATCCTCTCGGTGTGTGACAACACCTTCATGACGCCCTACTTCCAGCGCCCGCTGGAGCTGGGCTTCGACGTGGTGACGCACTCCACGACGAAGTACCTCAACGGCCACAGCGACGTGGTGGGCGGCTTCGCCTGCACGAGCCACGACGACCTGGCCGAGAAGATGTTCTTCCTGCAGAACGCCGTGGGCGGCGTGCCCGGCGCCATGGACAGCTTCCTCGTGCTGCGCGGCGTGAAGACGCTCGGTGTGCGCATGGAGCGCCATGCCCAGAACGCCATGAAGATCGCCGAGTTCCTCGCCTCGCACCCCAAGGTGAACAAGGCCACCTACCCGGGCCTCACCAGCCACCCGCAGCACGCCCTGGCCCGCAAGCAGATGAAGGGCTTTGGCGGCATGATGACCTTCGACATCAAGGGCAGCCTGGAGGCGGCGCGCACGTTCCTCAAGACGGTGAAGGTGTTCGCCTGCGCCGAGTCGCTCGGCGGCGTGGAGTCGCTCATCGAGCACCCGGCCATCATGACGCACGCCTCGGTGCCCCAGCACACGCGCGAGGCGCTCGGCATCTCCGACGGGCTCATCCGCCTGTCGGTGGGCATCGAGGACGCGCAGGACCTCATCGACGACCTGCGCCAGGCGCTCGAGCGCGCCTGA
- the dbpA gene encoding ATP-dependent RNA helicase DbpA, with amino-acid sequence MDFSALSLSPPLLQVLGELKFQSATPIQAQTIPVLLAGRDLVGQAKTGSGKTAAFALPLLHRTRLDRRRLQGLVLCPTRELCAQVAGELRRLGRRLPGLQVLVLAGGQPLRPQLEALEKGAHLAVGTPGRVLDLLQREALDTRQLATVVLDEADRMLDMGFREDMERILGATPPTRQTVLFSATFPDTIEALSRSFQKEPTRVTVEEAPGAAPDIQQLAYTCLPEDKPALLSRLLRHHQPGSALVFCNLKVTVAELSRALREAGVSADGLQGDMEQGERDQVMARFRNHSIRVLVATDVAGRGIDVEALDAVVNFDLPAQPEAYVHRIGRTGRAGRRGLALSLLTPKDERRVEELERVLGTPLERARVEALPAEGASARGALASPWETLCIGAGRKDKMRPGDILGALTGEAGGLDASHVGKIEIQDRLSYVAVSQGLVRVALQRLRDGRIKGRKQRVDWVR; translated from the coding sequence ATGGATTTCTCCGCGTTGTCCCTCTCCCCGCCCTTGTTGCAGGTGCTCGGGGAGCTGAAGTTCCAGAGCGCCACGCCCATCCAGGCCCAGACCATCCCCGTGCTGCTCGCGGGGCGGGATCTGGTGGGCCAGGCCAAGACGGGCAGTGGCAAGACCGCCGCGTTCGCGCTGCCCCTGCTGCACCGCACGCGGTTGGACCGGCGGCGGCTCCAGGGGCTCGTGCTCTGTCCCACGCGCGAGCTGTGCGCGCAGGTGGCCGGGGAGTTGCGCCGTCTGGGCCGGCGCCTGCCGGGCCTCCAGGTGCTGGTGCTCGCGGGCGGCCAGCCCCTGCGTCCCCAACTGGAGGCCCTGGAGAAGGGCGCCCACCTGGCCGTGGGCACGCCGGGGCGCGTGTTGGACCTGCTCCAGCGCGAGGCCCTGGACACGCGGCAGCTCGCCACGGTGGTGCTGGACGAGGCGGACCGGATGCTCGACATGGGCTTTCGCGAGGACATGGAGCGCATCCTCGGCGCCACGCCGCCCACGCGGCAGACCGTGCTCTTCTCCGCGACATTCCCCGACACCATCGAGGCGCTCAGCCGCTCCTTCCAGAAGGAGCCCACGCGGGTGACGGTGGAGGAGGCGCCGGGGGCCGCGCCGGACATCCAGCAGCTCGCCTACACGTGCCTGCCCGAGGACAAACCGGCGCTGCTCTCGCGGCTCTTGCGCCACCACCAGCCCGGCTCCGCGCTCGTGTTCTGCAACCTCAAGGTGACGGTGGCGGAGCTCTCGCGCGCGCTGCGCGAGGCGGGGGTGAGCGCGGATGGGCTCCAGGGGGACATGGAGCAGGGCGAGCGCGACCAGGTCATGGCGCGCTTTCGCAACCACAGCATCCGGGTGCTCGTCGCCACGGACGTGGCGGGCCGGGGCATCGACGTCGAGGCGCTGGACGCGGTCGTCAACTTCGACCTGCCCGCGCAGCCCGAGGCCTACGTGCACCGCATCGGCCGCACGGGCCGCGCGGGTCGGCGGGGTCTGGCCCTGTCGCTGCTCACGCCCAAGGACGAGCGTCGGGTGGAGGAGCTGGAGCGGGTGCTGGGCACGCCGCTGGAGCGCGCGCGGGTGGAGGCGCTGCCGGCCGAGGGGGCGTCCGCGCGGGGCGCGCTGGCCTCGCCCTGGGAGACCTTGTGCATCGGCGCCGGGCGCAAGGACAAGATGCGGCCGGGGGACATCCTCGGGGCCCTGACGGGGGAGGCGGGCGGCCTGGATGCGTCCCACGTGGGGAAGATCGAGATCCAGGATCGGCTGTCCTACGTCGCCGTCTCCCAGGGGCTCGTGCGGGTGGCGCTCCAGCGGCTGCGCGACGGGCGCATCAAGGGCCGCAAGCAGCGCGTCGACTGGGTGCGCTGA
- a CDS encoding class I SAM-dependent methyltransferase, with protein MTTEGPGPTAGGMFDNRLRKNARHFRKWARARGLTAFRVYDRDIPEYPFAVDVYGEHVHLVEYPRRRALKGGGLEAQRAEVLATVSAVLEVPEARIHVKTHLPQPWGRAQYGRVGEGSEKLVVEEQGLKFWVNLGDYLDTGLFMDHRVTRARVREEARGQRFLNLFCYTGAFTVYAAAGGASRTLSVDLSNTYLDWAEENLALNGLSSARHTLLRGDALAWVLSQAEAPEETFDLVVCDPPSFSTSKKMQGSFNVQRDHVKMLQALGALLSPGGVLYFSTNFLGFELKDAAVRDYASVTELTPGSIPEDFQREHIHRCWRLVAPRE; from the coding sequence ATGACGACAGAGGGTCCAGGCCCGACAGCGGGTGGAATGTTCGACAACCGCCTGCGCAAGAACGCGCGGCACTTCCGCAAGTGGGCCCGGGCCCGGGGGCTCACCGCCTTTCGCGTGTATGACCGGGACATCCCCGAATACCCCTTCGCGGTGGACGTTTACGGCGAGCACGTGCACCTGGTCGAGTACCCGCGCCGCCGGGCGCTCAAGGGCGGCGGCCTGGAGGCCCAGCGCGCCGAGGTGCTGGCCACGGTGAGCGCCGTGCTGGAGGTGCCCGAGGCCCGCATCCACGTGAAGACCCACCTGCCCCAGCCCTGGGGCCGCGCGCAGTACGGCCGCGTGGGCGAGGGCTCCGAGAAGCTCGTGGTGGAGGAGCAGGGGCTCAAGTTCTGGGTGAACCTGGGCGACTACCTGGACACGGGCCTCTTCATGGACCACCGGGTGACGCGGGCGCGGGTGCGCGAGGAGGCCCGGGGCCAGCGCTTCCTCAACCTCTTCTGCTACACGGGCGCGTTCACGGTGTACGCCGCCGCGGGCGGGGCCTCGCGCACCCTGAGCGTGGACCTGTCCAACACCTACCTCGACTGGGCCGAGGAGAACCTCGCCCTCAACGGGCTTTCCAGCGCCCGGCACACGCTGCTGCGCGGCGATGCCCTGGCGTGGGTGCTGTCCCAGGCCGAGGCTCCCGAGGAGACGTTCGACCTGGTGGTGTGCGACCCCCCCTCCTTCTCCACCTCCAAGAAGATGCAGGGCAGCTTCAACGTGCAGCGCGACCACGTGAAGATGCTCCAGGCCCTGGGCGCGCTGCTATCCCCGGGCGGGGTGCTCTACTTCTCCACCAACTTCCTCGGCTTCGAGCTCAAGGACGCGGCGGTGCGCGACTACGCGAGCGTGACCGAGCTCACCCCCGGCTCCATCCCCGAGGACTTCCAGCGCGAGCACATCCACCGCTGCTGGCGGCTCGTGGCGCCGCGCGAATAG